In Listeria cossartiae subsp. cossartiae, the genomic window AAGGATAGCCGGGTTGACTACTACGATATATACCATCGTTAGGAATGTAGTAAAACCAGAGATGACTTCCGTTTTAACATCTGTACCGTTTGCTTTTAATTGAAACATGCGTGTGTTTCACTCCTTTTTTAAAATCATGCTTAATGGTAAATAACGAACATTAAAAACCACAACTTCAATATTATTCGTTTTTTACTAAAAAAGCAACCCTTTTTCGAAGATTTCTTAAATAGTTTATCTATGTTACAATGAAAGTATCACTTATACTAGGAGGATGCATGTGAAGGCAGTTGTTTTTGATTTTGATGGCACCATGCTTGATACGGAGAATTTATGGTATACGGAGACAATGAAATACTTGAAAGACACGTACGATATTGATTTACCAGATGAAATTTATCAGCAAATTATCGGTACAAGTGAAGAACCGATTATTACTTATATGATGGAAGCAACGAACGGGGCTTTTGATAAAGAAGCTTTTTTAACTACCGTGGCGGACGCTTGCCATCTTGGTCAACAATCACTTGGCTTTCGTGAAGGTTTTAAAGAATTTTTTGAACAAGTAAAAGCGAATGATTATAAAATTGGTCTTGCTACAAGTTCGGGTTATGCTTGGATTAAGCCTACGCTCGAACGACTTGGGATTTTAGCGGATTTTGAAACGATTCAAACGGCGGACCATGTGGATGAAATCAAGCCACATCCGGCACTTTATTTGCAAGCTGTGGAGGCTCTTGGTGTGAAGCCAGAAGAAGCGATTGCAATAGAAGACTCGAAAAATGGCGCACTATCAGCGATGCAGGCTGGATTAAAAGTCTATATCGTACCGAATGAAGCGACAAAAAACATCACTTTTCCAAAAGAAGCGGCGGTTGTGTCTTCTTTTGCAGAAATCAAATTAAAATAAAGGCTTTGTTAAAGAATAATGTGGATATTTGATACCTTTTTAAAATGTTGTGATAATAGGAACGAATAATCGTTTGCGTTTATCTGAATTTAGTGTGTAAGAGGTGGTAGATACAGGATGAAACTTCCTAATGGGGTAACTGGTTTTTATAATTCAGAAGCTAATAAACCTCCAAATATAGAAGAGAAACAGTTCAAGCAATTATGCTTCGACATTGTATCTTGTAATGGTGGAAAAGTTATAGGTTTTAATGCACCCCAATCCCCAGCAAATTTTTATTATGCGCAAGTTGAAATTTTAGGTAATAGTTTATATATCTTGCTGAACGCACATTATCCTTATCTTACTTTTGCATCAAACGTTGAATTTGGTGACATCAACTTCATCGAAAATCCTTTTCTTTATGAACAATTTGCTCCTTTCTACCAAATTATCGGTGCAGTAGAGCTAAACAGTTCTTATAATCAAAGCATGGCAAAGAAATCAGACTTAAATAGTGCTGAATTGGAACAACTTGCTTACTGGAAGCCCGAAACGGTAGGTCAAATAATCTTCAACTACTGGGATTAAAAAAATAATAACAGAGCTAAAAAAAGAGCAAACTTGCGAATGAAGCAAGTTTGCTCTTTTAATTAGAAGGTTAATTTGGCTAGGCGGTTGAATGCTTCTTCTAGCACGCTAATGTCTTGGGTTGCAGCCAGGCGAACATAATTATCACCAGATTCACCGAAAGCTAGCCCAGGAATTACAAGGACTTGCGTTTCTTTTAACACATATTCTGTAAATGAAACGGAATCCATGTTTGTTTTAGAAATGTTGATAAAGGCGTAAATCGAACCTTTGAGTGGATGTAAAGAAAGATATGGGATTTCTTCCACCCGTTTTGCGATGTATTCTAGACGCTTTTGGAAGGTTTCTGTTACTAAAGGAATTAGTGTCTCAGAATGATTTAACGCGTAAATAGCAGCTCGTTGGGACGGCGACGGGGCAGAGTACGTAATTCCTTCGTTAATAATCTTCGCAGCTTCGTTTAAATAAGTTGGAGCAATCATATAACCTAGACGCCAACCTGTCATCGCGAAATTTTTAGACATACTACCGAACGTAATTGTATGATCTGGCGCGAATTTGGCCATAGGTACGAATTCTTCATAAAAACTAAAACCATCATAGACTTCATCAGATAAAATAAAGAAATCGTATTTTTTAGCTAGATTAGCGATTTTTTCAAATGTGTCTGGTGAAAAAACAGCGCCAGTTGGGTTATTAGGTGAATTTAAAATTAAAGCTTTCGTTTTATCGGTGATGGCAGCTTCTAAAATATCGATATTAATCGCGAAGTCATCTTTTTCGTAAGTAGGGATGATAATTGGCGTACCACCAGAGTTTAACACTTGATCTTTGTAAGGAGAGAAGTACGGTTCGTGAATGATGACTTCATCGCCGTCGTCAAGAATGGTTTGCAAAGTTAAATACATACCATGAAGCGCGCCGACTGTGGCACGGATTTGGCTACGTTCAAAAGAAAGATCATAATTGCGGCTGAAATAACCACGGATGGCGTCAATTAGTTCCACGTCGCCACCTGATTCGGTGTATTTTGTATGACCAGCACGAACGTCTTCAAATGCAGCATTGATAATGGATTCATCCGTAATTAAATCGGGATCGCCGATAGATAAATCAAGAATATTAGGCATTGTTTTCGCGAGTGTACCAATATCAGCGAGGATATTAACGGGCATTTGTTGATGTCTTTTAGCAATTTTTGAGTTATTCATCATGGGTAATTAGCTCCTTTTTTCTATAAGTGCAGATAAACGCCTCACCAATAATAGGCGAGACGTAATCTAAGTTTATGCTAAAACTTTTCCTAAAAAGTCTTTTGTACGATCGTTTTGCGGGTTTCCGAATACTTCTTCTGGTGTGCCTTGTTCTTGAATCACGCCTTCGTCCATGAAGACAACGCGGTCGGCAA contains:
- a CDS encoding HAD family hydrolase — its product is MKAVVFDFDGTMLDTENLWYTETMKYLKDTYDIDLPDEIYQQIIGTSEEPIITYMMEATNGAFDKEAFLTTVADACHLGQQSLGFREGFKEFFEQVKANDYKIGLATSSGYAWIKPTLERLGILADFETIQTADHVDEIKPHPALYLQAVEALGVKPEEAIAIEDSKNGALSAMQAGLKVYIVPNEATKNITFPKEAAVVSSFAEIKLK
- a CDS encoding pyridoxal phosphate-dependent aminotransferase, whose translation is MNNSKIAKRHQQMPVNILADIGTLAKTMPNILDLSIGDPDLITDESIINAAFEDVRAGHTKYTESGGDVELIDAIRGYFSRNYDLSFERSQIRATVGALHGMYLTLQTILDDGDEVIIHEPYFSPYKDQVLNSGGTPIIIPTYEKDDFAINIDILEAAITDKTKALILNSPNNPTGAVFSPDTFEKIANLAKKYDFFILSDEVYDGFSFYEEFVPMAKFAPDHTITFGSMSKNFAMTGWRLGYMIAPTYLNEAAKIINEGITYSAPSPSQRAAIYALNHSETLIPLVTETFQKRLEYIAKRVEEIPYLSLHPLKGSIYAFINISKTNMDSVSFTEYVLKETQVLVIPGLAFGESGDNYVRLAATQDISVLEEAFNRLAKLTF